Proteins from a genomic interval of Zonotrichia albicollis isolate bZonAlb1 chromosome 18, bZonAlb1.hap1, whole genome shotgun sequence:
- the PITPNM2 gene encoding membrane-associated phosphatidylinositol transfer protein 2 isoform X7, translated as MLIKEYRIPLPMSVEEYRIAQLYMIQKKSREETCGEGSGVEILENRPYVDGPGGSGQYTHKVYHIGMHIPSWFRSILPKAALRVEEESWNAYPYTRTRYTCPFVEKFSIDIETYYKTDPGDHNNVFNLSAAEKRQTILDPIDIVKDPIPPHEYKAEEDPKLYKSVKTKRGPLSEDWIQEYKNNPGKYPIMCAYKLCKVEFRYWGMQSKIERFIHDVGLRKVMVRAHRQAWCWQDEWYGLTIEDIRQLEKEAQLMLAQKMAQFCGENDPEQHGAKDTAGEKDVEPSTGSPADAEDASANSDAASGRSLTKQWSTSSKSSRSSKRGASPSRHSISEWRMQSIARDSDDSSDDEFFDAHEDLSDNEEMFPKEITKWSSNDLMDKIETPECDDVQGDLYQETSAEYHVGSSVERLSIIEDESVQPLMQPSKIHVLLLVLHGGNILDSGSGDQSSKQGDVNTITTVFDTVMRVHYPAALGHIAIKLVPCPAICSEAFSLVSSLSPYSYDEGCLSNSQDHIPLAALPLLATSSPQYQEAVATVIVRANQAYSEFIKSQEGTSFNGQVCLVGDCVGGILGFDALCYSNQTVSESQNSSRRGSVVSVQDTDLLSPGITVNNSHCSSGSNLEASRHLSRSNIDIPRSNGEDPKKQLPRKRSDSSTYELDTIKQHQAFLSSLHSSVLRNDPTSRRSSSSTMLDGGNIGKFDFEITDFFLFGSPLGLVLALRKTVIPALDIFQLRPACQQVYNLFHPADPSASRLEPLLERKFYLLPPFNIPRYQRFPLGDGNSAVLVAAKWWGTKRIDYALYCPDALTAFPTVALPHLFHASYWESTDVVSFLLRQVMRHENSSVLELDGKEVSVFTPSKPREKWLRKRTNVKLRNVTANHRINDTIANEDGPQTLTGRFMYGPLDMVTLTGEKVDIHIMTQPPSGEWVYFDTEISNSSGRISYVIPEERRLGIGVYPVKMVVRGDHTFADSYITVLPKGTEFVVFSIDGSFAASVSIMGSDPKVRAGAVDVVRHWQDLGYLIIYVTGRPDMQKQRVVAWLAQHNFPHGIVSFCDGLVHDPLRHKANFLKSLITDLHMRIHAAYGSTKDISVYSSISLPPSHIYIVGRPTKKLQSQCQFITEGYAAHLAQLEYNHRARPAKNTTRMALRKGSFGLPGQAEFLRKRNHLLRTISSQPAAHRPERTQSQSDSDKDRDRERSQRSMSIATGCWGRSAASRLESGLLGQK; from the exons GTACACGTGTCCTTTTGTGGAGAAATTCTCTATTGATATTGAGACCTACTACAAAACTGACCCAGGAGACCACAACAACGTGTTCAACCtttctgctgcagaaaaaaGGCAAACCATTTTAG ATCCTATTGATATTGTTAAAGATCCTATCCCTCCCCATGAATACAAAGCTGAGGAGGATCCAAAGCTTTATAAATCAGTGAAGACTAAAAGAGGACCCCTCTCAGAAGATTGGATTCAAGAGTACAAGAACAACCCTGGGAAATACCCCATCATGTGTGCATACAAACTGTGTAAAGTGGAGTTCAGATACTGGGGGATGCAGTCGAAAATCGAGCGCTTTATCCACGATGTTG GCCTGAGGAAGGTGATGGTCCGGGCCCACCGGCAGGCCTGGTGCTGGCAGGATGAGTGGTACGGGCTCACCATCGAGGACAtccggcagctggagaaggaggcCCAGCTGATGCTGGCCCAGAAGATGGCCCAGTTCTGTGGTGAGAATGACCCAGAGCAGCACGGTGCCAAGGACACTGCTGGGGAGAAGGACGTGGAGCCCAGCACGGGGTCACCTGCAGACGCCGAGGACGCCTCTGCCAACAGCGACGCGGCCTCGGGCAGGTCCCTCACCAAGCAATGGTCCACCTCCTCCAAGTCCTCACGCTCTTCAAAGAGGGGAG caAGTCCCTCGCGCCATAGTATCTCCGAGTGGAGGATGCAGAGCATTGCCAGGGATTCAGATGACAGCTCAGATGATGAATTCTTTGATGCACATG AGGACTTGTCTGACAATGAGGAAATGTTCCCGAAAGAAATAACCAAATGGAGTTCCAACGATCTGATGGATAAGATTGAAACCCCCGAATGCGATGATGTCCAGG GTGACTTGTACCAGGAGACATCAGCAGAGTACCACGTTGGCTCCAGCGTGGAGAGGCTCAGCATCATCGAG GATGAATCAGTGCAGCCATTAATGCAGCCAAGTAAAATCCACGTCCTCCTCTTGGTCCTCCATGGAGGGAACATCCTGGACTCAGGAAGTGGTGACCAGAGCTCCAAGCAAGGGGATGTCAACACCATCACAACTGTGTTTGACACGGTGATGAGGGTGCATtacccagctgctctgggacacATTGCCATCAAACTTGTCCCTTGCCCAGCCATCTGCTCTGAAGCATTTTCCCTGGTGTCCAG CCTCAGCCCGTACAGCTATGACGAGGGCTGCCTGTCCAACAGCCAGGATCACATTCCCCTCGCCGCGCTGCCCCTGCTCGCCACGTCCTCCCCGCAGTACCAGGAAGCCGTGGCCACTGTCATTGTCAGAGCCAACCAGGCCTACAGCGAGTTCATCAAATCCCAGGAGGGCACCTCCTTCAATGGCCAG GTCTGCCTGGTAGGGGACTGTGTTGGGGGGatcctgggatttgatgccttGTGCTACAGCAACCAGACTGTGTCCGAGAGCCAGAACAGCAGCCGGCGAGGGAGCGTGGTGAGTGTCCAG GATACCGACCTGCTGTCTCCTGGGATAACGGTGAACAACAGCCACTGTTCCAGTGGCTCTAATCTGGAAGCCAGCAGACACCTCAGCAGGAGCAACATTGATATTCCTCGTAGCAATGGAGAAGATCCAAAGAAGCAGCTGCCACGAAAAAGGAGTGATTCATCCACCTATGAGCTGGACACGATAAAGCAGCACCAAGCCTTTCTTTCAAG TTTACATTCTAGTGTCCTGAGAAACGACCCCACATCCAGGAGATCCAGCAGCTCCACGATGCTGGATGGAGGGAATATTGGCAAGTTTGACTTTGAGATCACAGACTTCTTCCTCTTTGGGTCTCCCCTGGGTCTGGTGCTTGCTCTGAGGAAAACTGTGATTCCAGCTCTTGACA TCTTTCAGCTGAGACCAGCTTGTCAGCAGGTCTATAACCTGTTCCACCCTGCAGACCCATCTGCTTCACGCCTGGAGCCTCTTTTGGAGAGGAAGTTTTACCTTTTGCCCCCCTTCAATATCCCCCGGTACCAGAGGTTCCCGCTGGGCGACGGCAACTCTGCAGTTCTGG TTGCTGCCAAGTGGTGGGGAACGAAGCGGATCGACTACGCGCTGTACTGCCCCGACGCGCTGACGGCGTTCCCGACCGTGGCTCTGCCTCACCTCTTCCACGCCAGCTACTGGGAGTCCACGGACGTTGTCTCCTTCCTGCTCAGACAG GTGATGAGACACGAGAACTCGAGTGTGTTGGAGCTGGACGGGAAGGAGGTGTCTGTGTTCACCCCCTCCAAGCCCCGGGAGAAGTGGCTGCGCAAGAGGACGAACGTGAAGCTCCGG AATGTCACAGCCAACCACAGGATCAACGACACCATTGCTAATGAGGATGGGCCCCAGACCTTGACTGGGAGGTTCATGTATGGTCCATTAGACATGGTCACCCTCACAGGAGAGAAG GTGGACATCCACATCATGACCCAGCCACCGTCGGGGGAGTGGGTGTACTTTGACACGGAGATCAGCAACAGCAGTGGCAGGATTTCCTACGTGATCCCCGAGGAGCGGCGCCTGGGCATCGGCGTCTACCCCGTCAAGATGGTGGTCAG GGGTGACCACACGTTTGCTGACAGCTACATCACGGTGCTGCCCAAGGGGACGGAGTTTGTGGTGTTCAGCATCGACGGCTCCTTCGCAGCCAGCGTCTCCATCATGGGCAGCGACCCCAAGGTCCGCGCCGGGGCCGTGGACGTTGTAAG GCACTGGCAAGACCTCGGCTACCTCATAATCTATGTCACGGGCCGCCCTGACATGCAGAAGCAGAGGGTGGTGGCGTGGTTAGCACAGCACAACTTCCCCCACGGCATCGTGTCCTTCTGCGACGGGCTGGTCCACGACCCGCTGCGGCACAAGGCCAACTTCCTGAAATCCCTCATCACTGAT CTGCACATGAGGATCCACGCCGCGTACGGATCCACCAAGGACATCTCCGTGTACAGCTCCATCAGCCTCCCGCCCTCGCACATCTACATCGTCGGCCGACCCACCAAGAAGCTGCAGAGCCAGTGCCAG TTCATCACGGAGGGCTACGCGGCGCACCTGGCGCAGCTGGAGTACAACCACCGCGCGCGGCCCGCCAAGAACACGACGCGCATGGCGCTGCGCAAGGGCAGCTTCGGGCTGCCCGGCCAGGCCGAGTTCCTGCGCAAGAGGAACCACCTGCTGCGCACCATCTCCTCGCAGCCCGCCGCGCACCGGCCCGAGCGCACGCAGAGCCAGTCGGACAGcgacaaggacagggacagggagcgcAGCCAGCGCAGCATGAGCATCGCCACGGGCTGCTGGGGCCGCAGCGCCGCATCCCGGCTGGAGTCCGGCCTGCTGGGGCAGAAGTAG
- the PITPNM2 gene encoding membrane-associated phosphatidylinositol transfer protein 2 isoform X6, translated as MLIKEYRIPLPMSVEEYRIAQLYMIQKKSREETCGEGSGVEILENRPYVDGPGGSGQYTHKVYHIGMHIPSWFRSILPKAALRVEEESWNAYPYTRTRYTCPFVEKFSIDIETYYKTDPGDHNNVFNLSAAEKRQTILDPIDIVKDPIPPHEYKAEEDPKLYKSVKTKRGPLSEDWIQEYKNNPGKYPIMCAYKLCKVEFRYWGMQSKIERFIHDVGLRKVMVRAHRQAWCWQDEWYGLTIEDIRQLEKEAQLMLAQKMAQFCGENDPEQHGAKDTAGEKDVEPSTGSPADAEDASANSDAASGRSLTKQWSTSSKSSRSSKRGASPSRHSISEWRMQSIARDSDDSSDDEFFDAHEDLSDNEEMFPKEITKWSSNDLMDKIETPECDDVQGDLYQETSAEYHVGSSVERLSIIEDESVQPLMQPSKIHVLLLVLHGGNILDSGSGDQSSKQGDVNTITTVFDTVMRVHYPAALGHIAIKLVPCPAICSEAFSLVSSLSPYSYDEGCLSNSQDHIPLAALPLLATSSPQYQEAVATVIVRANQAYSEFIKSQEGTSFNGQVCLVGDCVGGILGFDALCYSNQTVSESQNSSRRGSVVSVQDTDLLSPGITVNNSHCSSGSNLEASRHLSRSNIDIPRSNGEDPKKQLPRKRSDSSTYELDTIKQHQAFLSSLHSSVLRNDPTSRRSSSSTMLDGGNIGKFDFEITDFFLFGSPLGLVLALRKTVIPALDIFQLRPACQQVYNLFHPADPSASRLEPLLERKFYLLPPFNIPRYQRFPLGDGNSAVLADVVQSHGAVFVENASLSTPISAPQFRGFRRASEISIASQVSGMADSYTASNIANIAAKWWGTKRIDYALYCPDALTAFPTVALPHLFHASYWESTDVVSFLLRQVMRHENSSVLELDGKEVSVFTPSKPREKWLRKRTNVKLRNVTANHRINDTIANEDGPQTLTGRFMYGPLDMVTLTGEKVDIHIMTQPPSGEWVYFDTEISNSSGRISYVIPEERRLGIGVYPVKMVVRGDHTFADSYITVLPKGTEFVVFSIDGSFAASVSIMGSDPKVRAGAVDVVRHWQDLGYLIIYVTGRPDMQKQRVVAWLAQHNFPHGIVSFCDGLVHDPLRHKANFLKSLITDLHMRIHAAYGSTKDISVYSSISLPPSHIYIVGRPTKKLQSQCQFITEGYAAHLAQLEYNHRARPAKNTTRMALRKGSFGLPGQAEFLRKRNHLLRTISSQPAAHRPERTQSQSDSDKDRDRERSQRSMSIATGCWGRSAASRLESGLLGQK; from the exons GTACACGTGTCCTTTTGTGGAGAAATTCTCTATTGATATTGAGACCTACTACAAAACTGACCCAGGAGACCACAACAACGTGTTCAACCtttctgctgcagaaaaaaGGCAAACCATTTTAG ATCCTATTGATATTGTTAAAGATCCTATCCCTCCCCATGAATACAAAGCTGAGGAGGATCCAAAGCTTTATAAATCAGTGAAGACTAAAAGAGGACCCCTCTCAGAAGATTGGATTCAAGAGTACAAGAACAACCCTGGGAAATACCCCATCATGTGTGCATACAAACTGTGTAAAGTGGAGTTCAGATACTGGGGGATGCAGTCGAAAATCGAGCGCTTTATCCACGATGTTG GCCTGAGGAAGGTGATGGTCCGGGCCCACCGGCAGGCCTGGTGCTGGCAGGATGAGTGGTACGGGCTCACCATCGAGGACAtccggcagctggagaaggaggcCCAGCTGATGCTGGCCCAGAAGATGGCCCAGTTCTGTGGTGAGAATGACCCAGAGCAGCACGGTGCCAAGGACACTGCTGGGGAGAAGGACGTGGAGCCCAGCACGGGGTCACCTGCAGACGCCGAGGACGCCTCTGCCAACAGCGACGCGGCCTCGGGCAGGTCCCTCACCAAGCAATGGTCCACCTCCTCCAAGTCCTCACGCTCTTCAAAGAGGGGAG caAGTCCCTCGCGCCATAGTATCTCCGAGTGGAGGATGCAGAGCATTGCCAGGGATTCAGATGACAGCTCAGATGATGAATTCTTTGATGCACATG AGGACTTGTCTGACAATGAGGAAATGTTCCCGAAAGAAATAACCAAATGGAGTTCCAACGATCTGATGGATAAGATTGAAACCCCCGAATGCGATGATGTCCAGG GTGACTTGTACCAGGAGACATCAGCAGAGTACCACGTTGGCTCCAGCGTGGAGAGGCTCAGCATCATCGAG GATGAATCAGTGCAGCCATTAATGCAGCCAAGTAAAATCCACGTCCTCCTCTTGGTCCTCCATGGAGGGAACATCCTGGACTCAGGAAGTGGTGACCAGAGCTCCAAGCAAGGGGATGTCAACACCATCACAACTGTGTTTGACACGGTGATGAGGGTGCATtacccagctgctctgggacacATTGCCATCAAACTTGTCCCTTGCCCAGCCATCTGCTCTGAAGCATTTTCCCTGGTGTCCAG CCTCAGCCCGTACAGCTATGACGAGGGCTGCCTGTCCAACAGCCAGGATCACATTCCCCTCGCCGCGCTGCCCCTGCTCGCCACGTCCTCCCCGCAGTACCAGGAAGCCGTGGCCACTGTCATTGTCAGAGCCAACCAGGCCTACAGCGAGTTCATCAAATCCCAGGAGGGCACCTCCTTCAATGGCCAG GTCTGCCTGGTAGGGGACTGTGTTGGGGGGatcctgggatttgatgccttGTGCTACAGCAACCAGACTGTGTCCGAGAGCCAGAACAGCAGCCGGCGAGGGAGCGTGGTGAGTGTCCAG GATACCGACCTGCTGTCTCCTGGGATAACGGTGAACAACAGCCACTGTTCCAGTGGCTCTAATCTGGAAGCCAGCAGACACCTCAGCAGGAGCAACATTGATATTCCTCGTAGCAATGGAGAAGATCCAAAGAAGCAGCTGCCACGAAAAAGGAGTGATTCATCCACCTATGAGCTGGACACGATAAAGCAGCACCAAGCCTTTCTTTCAAG TTTACATTCTAGTGTCCTGAGAAACGACCCCACATCCAGGAGATCCAGCAGCTCCACGATGCTGGATGGAGGGAATATTGGCAAGTTTGACTTTGAGATCACAGACTTCTTCCTCTTTGGGTCTCCCCTGGGTCTGGTGCTTGCTCTGAGGAAAACTGTGATTCCAGCTCTTGACA TCTTTCAGCTGAGACCAGCTTGTCAGCAGGTCTATAACCTGTTCCACCCTGCAGACCCATCTGCTTCACGCCTGGAGCCTCTTTTGGAGAGGAAGTTTTACCTTTTGCCCCCCTTCAATATCCCCCGGTACCAGAGGTTCCCGCTGGGCGACGGCAACTCTGCAGTTCTGG CAGATGTTGTTCAGTCTCATGGTGCCGTCTTCGTGGAAAACGCGTCCCTGTCCACCCCCATTTCAGCCCCTCAGTTCAGGGGCTTCCGGAGAGCCAGTGAGATCAGCATTGCCAGCCAGGTCTCAGGAATGGCAGACAGTTACACTGCTTCCAACATAGCCAACA TTGCTGCCAAGTGGTGGGGAACGAAGCGGATCGACTACGCGCTGTACTGCCCCGACGCGCTGACGGCGTTCCCGACCGTGGCTCTGCCTCACCTCTTCCACGCCAGCTACTGGGAGTCCACGGACGTTGTCTCCTTCCTGCTCAGACAG GTGATGAGACACGAGAACTCGAGTGTGTTGGAGCTGGACGGGAAGGAGGTGTCTGTGTTCACCCCCTCCAAGCCCCGGGAGAAGTGGCTGCGCAAGAGGACGAACGTGAAGCTCCGG AATGTCACAGCCAACCACAGGATCAACGACACCATTGCTAATGAGGATGGGCCCCAGACCTTGACTGGGAGGTTCATGTATGGTCCATTAGACATGGTCACCCTCACAGGAGAGAAG GTGGACATCCACATCATGACCCAGCCACCGTCGGGGGAGTGGGTGTACTTTGACACGGAGATCAGCAACAGCAGTGGCAGGATTTCCTACGTGATCCCCGAGGAGCGGCGCCTGGGCATCGGCGTCTACCCCGTCAAGATGGTGGTCAG GGGTGACCACACGTTTGCTGACAGCTACATCACGGTGCTGCCCAAGGGGACGGAGTTTGTGGTGTTCAGCATCGACGGCTCCTTCGCAGCCAGCGTCTCCATCATGGGCAGCGACCCCAAGGTCCGCGCCGGGGCCGTGGACGTTGTAAG GCACTGGCAAGACCTCGGCTACCTCATAATCTATGTCACGGGCCGCCCTGACATGCAGAAGCAGAGGGTGGTGGCGTGGTTAGCACAGCACAACTTCCCCCACGGCATCGTGTCCTTCTGCGACGGGCTGGTCCACGACCCGCTGCGGCACAAGGCCAACTTCCTGAAATCCCTCATCACTGAT CTGCACATGAGGATCCACGCCGCGTACGGATCCACCAAGGACATCTCCGTGTACAGCTCCATCAGCCTCCCGCCCTCGCACATCTACATCGTCGGCCGACCCACCAAGAAGCTGCAGAGCCAGTGCCAG TTCATCACGGAGGGCTACGCGGCGCACCTGGCGCAGCTGGAGTACAACCACCGCGCGCGGCCCGCCAAGAACACGACGCGCATGGCGCTGCGCAAGGGCAGCTTCGGGCTGCCCGGCCAGGCCGAGTTCCTGCGCAAGAGGAACCACCTGCTGCGCACCATCTCCTCGCAGCCCGCCGCGCACCGGCCCGAGCGCACGCAGAGCCAGTCGGACAGcgacaaggacagggacagggagcgcAGCCAGCGCAGCATGAGCATCGCCACGGGCTGCTGGGGCCGCAGCGCCGCATCCCGGCTGGAGTCCGGCCTGCTGGGGCAGAAGTAG
- the PITPNM2 gene encoding membrane-associated phosphatidylinositol transfer protein 2 isoform X1: protein MLIKEYRIPLPMSVEEYRIAQLYMIQKKSREETCGEGSGVEILENRPYVDGPGGSGQYTHKVYHIGMHIPSWFRSILPKAALRVEEESWNAYPYTRTRYTCPFVEKFSIDIETYYKTDPGDHNNVFNLSAAEKRQTILDPIDIVKDPIPPHEYKAEEDPKLYKSVKTKRGPLSEDWIQEYKNNPGKYPIMCAYKLCKVEFRYWGMQSKIERFIHDVGLRKVMVRAHRQAWCWQDEWYGLTIEDIRQLEKEAQLMLAQKMAQFCGENDPEQHGAKDTAGEKDVEPSTGSPADAEDASANSDAASGRSLTKQWSTSSKSSRSSKRGASPSRHSISEWRMQSIARDSDDSSDDEFFDAHEDLSDNEEMFPKEITKWSSNDLMDKIETPECDDVQGDLYQETSAEYHVGSSVERLSIIEDESVQPLMQPSKIHVLLLVLHGGNILDSGSGDQSSKQGDVNTITTVFDTVMRVHYPAALGHIAIKLVPCPAICSEAFSLVSSLSPYSYDEGCLSNSQDHIPLAALPLLATSSPQYQEAVATVIVRANQAYSEFIKSQEGTSFNGQVCLVGDCVGGILGFDALCYSNQTVSESQNSSRRGSVVSVQDTDLLSPGITVNNSHCSSGSNLEASRHLSRSNIDIPRSNGEDPKKQLPRKRSDSSTYELDTIKQHQAFLSSLHSSVLRNDPTSRRSSSSTMLDGGNIGKFDFEITDFFLFGSPLGLVLALRKTVIPALDIFQLRPACQQVYNLFHPADPSASRLEPLLERKFYLLPPFNIPRYQRFPLGDGNSAVLVETIQNNPILLMESSPLGALQHQDSFMETSIPVPVLNWQDVSNKSAGCAESDVVQSHGAVFVENASLSTPISAPQFRGFRRASEISIASQVSGMADSYTASNIANKTKHHPNHCRGFSLLSQLALPHKSPTQSSFRRRRQHKHTAPAKGRKLQGPRSRAAGCALRIPHLDIKTVAAKWWGTKRIDYALYCPDALTAFPTVALPHLFHASYWESTDVVSFLLRQVMRHENSSVLELDGKEVSVFTPSKPREKWLRKRTNVKLRNVTANHRINDTIANEDGPQTLTGRFMYGPLDMVTLTGEKVDIHIMTQPPSGEWVYFDTEISNSSGRISYVIPEERRLGIGVYPVKMVVRGDHTFADSYITVLPKGTEFVVFSIDGSFAASVSIMGSDPKVRAGAVDVVRHWQDLGYLIIYVTGRPDMQKQRVVAWLAQHNFPHGIVSFCDGLVHDPLRHKANFLKSLITDLHMRIHAAYGSTKDISVYSSISLPPSHIYIVGRPTKKLQSQCQFITEGYAAHLAQLEYNHRARPAKNTTRMALRKGSFGLPGQAEFLRKRNHLLRTISSQPAAHRPERTQSQSDSDKDRDRERSQRSMSIATGCWGRSAASRLESGLLGQK, encoded by the exons GTACACGTGTCCTTTTGTGGAGAAATTCTCTATTGATATTGAGACCTACTACAAAACTGACCCAGGAGACCACAACAACGTGTTCAACCtttctgctgcagaaaaaaGGCAAACCATTTTAG ATCCTATTGATATTGTTAAAGATCCTATCCCTCCCCATGAATACAAAGCTGAGGAGGATCCAAAGCTTTATAAATCAGTGAAGACTAAAAGAGGACCCCTCTCAGAAGATTGGATTCAAGAGTACAAGAACAACCCTGGGAAATACCCCATCATGTGTGCATACAAACTGTGTAAAGTGGAGTTCAGATACTGGGGGATGCAGTCGAAAATCGAGCGCTTTATCCACGATGTTG GCCTGAGGAAGGTGATGGTCCGGGCCCACCGGCAGGCCTGGTGCTGGCAGGATGAGTGGTACGGGCTCACCATCGAGGACAtccggcagctggagaaggaggcCCAGCTGATGCTGGCCCAGAAGATGGCCCAGTTCTGTGGTGAGAATGACCCAGAGCAGCACGGTGCCAAGGACACTGCTGGGGAGAAGGACGTGGAGCCCAGCACGGGGTCACCTGCAGACGCCGAGGACGCCTCTGCCAACAGCGACGCGGCCTCGGGCAGGTCCCTCACCAAGCAATGGTCCACCTCCTCCAAGTCCTCACGCTCTTCAAAGAGGGGAG caAGTCCCTCGCGCCATAGTATCTCCGAGTGGAGGATGCAGAGCATTGCCAGGGATTCAGATGACAGCTCAGATGATGAATTCTTTGATGCACATG AGGACTTGTCTGACAATGAGGAAATGTTCCCGAAAGAAATAACCAAATGGAGTTCCAACGATCTGATGGATAAGATTGAAACCCCCGAATGCGATGATGTCCAGG GTGACTTGTACCAGGAGACATCAGCAGAGTACCACGTTGGCTCCAGCGTGGAGAGGCTCAGCATCATCGAG GATGAATCAGTGCAGCCATTAATGCAGCCAAGTAAAATCCACGTCCTCCTCTTGGTCCTCCATGGAGGGAACATCCTGGACTCAGGAAGTGGTGACCAGAGCTCCAAGCAAGGGGATGTCAACACCATCACAACTGTGTTTGACACGGTGATGAGGGTGCATtacccagctgctctgggacacATTGCCATCAAACTTGTCCCTTGCCCAGCCATCTGCTCTGAAGCATTTTCCCTGGTGTCCAG CCTCAGCCCGTACAGCTATGACGAGGGCTGCCTGTCCAACAGCCAGGATCACATTCCCCTCGCCGCGCTGCCCCTGCTCGCCACGTCCTCCCCGCAGTACCAGGAAGCCGTGGCCACTGTCATTGTCAGAGCCAACCAGGCCTACAGCGAGTTCATCAAATCCCAGGAGGGCACCTCCTTCAATGGCCAG GTCTGCCTGGTAGGGGACTGTGTTGGGGGGatcctgggatttgatgccttGTGCTACAGCAACCAGACTGTGTCCGAGAGCCAGAACAGCAGCCGGCGAGGGAGCGTGGTGAGTGTCCAG GATACCGACCTGCTGTCTCCTGGGATAACGGTGAACAACAGCCACTGTTCCAGTGGCTCTAATCTGGAAGCCAGCAGACACCTCAGCAGGAGCAACATTGATATTCCTCGTAGCAATGGAGAAGATCCAAAGAAGCAGCTGCCACGAAAAAGGAGTGATTCATCCACCTATGAGCTGGACACGATAAAGCAGCACCAAGCCTTTCTTTCAAG TTTACATTCTAGTGTCCTGAGAAACGACCCCACATCCAGGAGATCCAGCAGCTCCACGATGCTGGATGGAGGGAATATTGGCAAGTTTGACTTTGAGATCACAGACTTCTTCCTCTTTGGGTCTCCCCTGGGTCTGGTGCTTGCTCTGAGGAAAACTGTGATTCCAGCTCTTGACA TCTTTCAGCTGAGACCAGCTTGTCAGCAGGTCTATAACCTGTTCCACCCTGCAGACCCATCTGCTTCACGCCTGGAGCCTCTTTTGGAGAGGAAGTTTTACCTTTTGCCCCCCTTCAATATCCCCCGGTACCAGAGGTTCCCGCTGGGCGACGGCAACTCTGCAGTTCTGG TTGAGACAATCCAGAACAATCCCATCCTCCTCATGGAAAGTAGCCCTCTGGGTGCTCTCCAGCACCAGGACAGCTTCATGGAAACAAGTATCCCTGTTCCTGTACTGAATTGGCAAGATGTTTCCAATAAAAGTGCTGGTTGTGCTGAGT CAGATGTTGTTCAGTCTCATGGTGCCGTCTTCGTGGAAAACGCGTCCCTGTCCACCCCCATTTCAGCCCCTCAGTTCAGGGGCTTCCGGAGAGCCAGTGAGATCAGCATTGCCAGCCAGGTCTCAGGAATGGCAGACAGTTACACTGCTTCCAACATAGCCAACA aaaCCAAACACCACCCTAATCATTGTAGGGGCTTTAGCCTTCTGTCCCAACTTGCCCTCCCTCACAAATCCCCTACCCAAAGCTCGTTCAGGAGGCGTAGgcagcacaaacacacagcccctgccaagggAAGGAAGCTCCAAGGGCCACGGAGCCGggctgcaggctgtgctctTCGGATACCACACCTGGACATCAAGACAG TTGCTGCCAAGTGGTGGGGAACGAAGCGGATCGACTACGCGCTGTACTGCCCCGACGCGCTGACGGCGTTCCCGACCGTGGCTCTGCCTCACCTCTTCCACGCCAGCTACTGGGAGTCCACGGACGTTGTCTCCTTCCTGCTCAGACAG GTGATGAGACACGAGAACTCGAGTGTGTTGGAGCTGGACGGGAAGGAGGTGTCTGTGTTCACCCCCTCCAAGCCCCGGGAGAAGTGGCTGCGCAAGAGGACGAACGTGAAGCTCCGG AATGTCACAGCCAACCACAGGATCAACGACACCATTGCTAATGAGGATGGGCCCCAGACCTTGACTGGGAGGTTCATGTATGGTCCATTAGACATGGTCACCCTCACAGGAGAGAAG GTGGACATCCACATCATGACCCAGCCACCGTCGGGGGAGTGGGTGTACTTTGACACGGAGATCAGCAACAGCAGTGGCAGGATTTCCTACGTGATCCCCGAGGAGCGGCGCCTGGGCATCGGCGTCTACCCCGTCAAGATGGTGGTCAG GGGTGACCACACGTTTGCTGACAGCTACATCACGGTGCTGCCCAAGGGGACGGAGTTTGTGGTGTTCAGCATCGACGGCTCCTTCGCAGCCAGCGTCTCCATCATGGGCAGCGACCCCAAGGTCCGCGCCGGGGCCGTGGACGTTGTAAG GCACTGGCAAGACCTCGGCTACCTCATAATCTATGTCACGGGCCGCCCTGACATGCAGAAGCAGAGGGTGGTGGCGTGGTTAGCACAGCACAACTTCCCCCACGGCATCGTGTCCTTCTGCGACGGGCTGGTCCACGACCCGCTGCGGCACAAGGCCAACTTCCTGAAATCCCTCATCACTGAT CTGCACATGAGGATCCACGCCGCGTACGGATCCACCAAGGACATCTCCGTGTACAGCTCCATCAGCCTCCCGCCCTCGCACATCTACATCGTCGGCCGACCCACCAAGAAGCTGCAGAGCCAGTGCCAG TTCATCACGGAGGGCTACGCGGCGCACCTGGCGCAGCTGGAGTACAACCACCGCGCGCGGCCCGCCAAGAACACGACGCGCATGGCGCTGCGCAAGGGCAGCTTCGGGCTGCCCGGCCAGGCCGAGTTCCTGCGCAAGAGGAACCACCTGCTGCGCACCATCTCCTCGCAGCCCGCCGCGCACCGGCCCGAGCGCACGCAGAGCCAGTCGGACAGcgacaaggacagggacagggagcgcAGCCAGCGCAGCATGAGCATCGCCACGGGCTGCTGGGGCCGCAGCGCCGCATCCCGGCTGGAGTCCGGCCTGCTGGGGCAGAAGTAG